A portion of the Tenacibaculum todarodis genome contains these proteins:
- the gldM gene encoding gliding motility protein GldM — protein MAGGNLSPRQKMINLMYLVFIAMLAMNMSKEVLSAFGLMNKKIADSNVRAEKSNAASYDALKLKASEQAKQYGDAKRKTDSIRTMSDDLYNYLEGLKGQMTSDVEDKSAYEEMDKPDFLDEYFFQGGKTSPNGQEFLSKVNNYRNETVKILGKRELASVVSSRFETTDVTDSEGVTKNWLSYNFEGFPLIASVTKLTQMQADIKATEADALSALLTQELSAAVSMTNYDAMVVFDKNAYYAGEKLSGKIVLGKNDPNLTAERVVLNGKDVEKSKIQAGQVILDGPTGGVGDHDIKGEFMFREGDSLVKIPIKGSYAVIPKPNEAVISADKMNVVYKGLTNPMTISIPGIPSNKVSASAPGLTKGSGSKYNMRPTGAGGSDVSIRVSGKLPDGTPVSSNKKFRIKDIPAAMGMVRGQFGVVRMPKSSATRIQVAAGLPDFLFDLKLQVLSFKVKVPGQLTVTVNGSGLNAKAASLINKARRGDQVTFYDIKAKVSNSSYQLKKVLPVIVEITN, from the coding sequence AGAAAATGATTAACTTAATGTATCTTGTGTTTATTGCAATGTTAGCAATGAATATGAGTAAAGAAGTTCTTTCTGCTTTTGGATTAATGAATAAAAAAATAGCAGACTCTAATGTTAGAGCTGAAAAGAGCAATGCAGCTTCTTATGATGCGTTAAAATTGAAAGCTTCTGAACAAGCTAAACAATATGGTGATGCTAAAAGAAAGACAGATAGTATAAGAACTATGTCTGATGATCTATATAATTATTTAGAAGGATTAAAAGGACAAATGACTTCAGATGTAGAAGATAAATCTGCTTATGAGGAAATGGATAAGCCAGACTTTTTAGATGAGTACTTCTTTCAAGGAGGAAAAACTTCACCTAACGGTCAAGAATTTTTATCTAAAGTTAACAACTATCGAAATGAAACAGTTAAGATCTTAGGAAAAAGAGAATTAGCTAGTGTAGTATCTTCTCGTTTTGAAACTACTGATGTTACAGATAGTGAAGGAGTAACAAAAAACTGGTTAAGTTATAACTTTGAAGGTTTTCCTTTAATAGCTTCTGTAACTAAGTTAACTCAGATGCAAGCAGATATTAAAGCTACGGAAGCCGATGCATTATCTGCATTATTAACGCAAGAGTTATCTGCTGCAGTTTCTATGACCAACTACGATGCAATGGTGGTTTTTGATAAGAATGCATATTACGCAGGAGAAAAATTATCTGGAAAAATTGTTTTAGGTAAGAACGATCCAAATTTAACAGCAGAAAGAGTGGTGTTAAACGGTAAAGATGTTGAAAAATCTAAAATTCAGGCAGGTCAAGTTATTTTAGACGGACCAACAGGAGGAGTAGGAGATCATGATATAAAAGGAGAATTTATGTTTAGAGAAGGAGATTCTCTAGTTAAAATTCCAATTAAAGGTTCTTATGCAGTAATTCCAAAACCTAATGAAGCGGTAATTTCTGCGGATAAAATGAATGTAGTTTATAAAGGGTTAACAAACCCAATGACTATTTCTATACCTGGAATTCCTTCAAATAAAGTATCTGCTTCTGCGCCAGGTTTAACTAAAGGTTCAGGAAGTAAGTATAACATGCGTCCAACAGGAGCAGGAGGTTCTGATGTTTCAATTAGAGTTTCTGGAAAATTACCAGACGGAACACCTGTAAGCTCAAATAAAAAGTTTAGAATAAAAGATATACCAGCAGCAATGGGTATGGTTCGTGGTCAATTTGGTGTTGTTAGAATGCCAAAAAGCAGTGCAACAAGAATACAAGTTGCAGCAGGTTTACCAGATTTTTTATTCGATTTAAAATTACAAGTATTAAGTTTTAAAGTTAAAGTTCCTGGACAATTAACTGTTACGGTTAATGGTTCTGGATTAAACGCAAAAGCAGCAAGTTTAATAAACAAAGCTAGAAGAGGAGATCAAGTAACGTTTTATGATATTAAGGCGAAAGTTAGTAACTCTTCATACCAACTTAAAAAAGTACTACCTGTAATTGTTGAAATTACTAATTAA
- a CDS encoding NAD(P)/FAD-dependent oxidoreductase, which yields MKVDYIIVGLGLAGLAFAEELVENNKSFIVFEDSSQTSSLVAGGVYNPVILKRFTPVWNAKEQLAVALPFYKQLEAKFNTKFDQKFTTKKVFKSIEDQNNWFEASDKPKLVDYIDPNLDTKSYNGVLADFSFGNVKETGRIDTKKLVETYRNYLESENAIRFEKFEHQQIKFQENTVKYEEIEANNIVFCEGFGVTENPFFNKLPLNEAKGELITIHAPELDIDFLLKSTLFVLPLGDNIYKVGATFNWTDKTSNPSEEGKKELVEKLEKVINVPYKIIEQTAGIRPTVAGRRPLVGVHPTYKKLVVLNGLGTRGVMIAPTVAKQLYNHLENGADLDQEIDIIRFIKKLKA from the coding sequence GTGAAAGTAGATTATATAATAGTTGGTTTAGGACTTGCAGGTTTAGCATTTGCAGAAGAATTAGTAGAAAATAACAAAAGCTTTATCGTTTTTGAAGATAGTTCACAAACATCTTCTTTAGTTGCAGGTGGAGTTTATAATCCGGTTATTTTAAAAAGATTTACACCTGTTTGGAACGCAAAAGAACAATTAGCAGTTGCGCTTCCTTTTTACAAGCAACTAGAAGCTAAATTCAATACAAAGTTTGATCAAAAATTTACAACCAAAAAAGTTTTTAAATCAATAGAAGACCAAAATAATTGGTTTGAAGCTTCCGATAAACCAAAGCTTGTAGATTATATAGATCCTAATTTAGATACCAAAAGTTACAACGGAGTATTAGCAGATTTTTCATTTGGAAACGTAAAAGAAACTGGAAGAATAGATACTAAAAAACTAGTTGAAACCTATAGGAATTATCTAGAAAGTGAAAATGCTATTAGATTCGAGAAGTTTGAACATCAACAAATAAAATTTCAAGAAAACACAGTTAAATACGAAGAAATAGAAGCAAACAATATTGTTTTTTGTGAAGGTTTTGGAGTTACTGAAAATCCGTTTTTTAATAAGTTACCTTTAAACGAAGCAAAAGGTGAGCTTATTACCATTCATGCGCCAGAATTAGATATTGATTTCTTATTAAAATCAACATTATTTGTACTTCCTTTAGGAGATAATATTTACAAAGTAGGTGCAACTTTTAATTGGACAGATAAAACATCTAATCCTTCTGAAGAAGGAAAAAAAGAACTTGTAGAAAAGTTAGAAAAGGTAATTAACGTTCCCTATAAAATTATTGAGCAAACAGCAGGGATAAGACCAACGGTAGCAGGAAGAAGACCTTTAGTTGGTGTACATCCAACATATAAAAAATTGGTTGTTTTAAATGGTTTAGGAACTCGTGGAGTTATGATTGCACCAACAGTTGCAAAACAATTGTATAATCACTTAGAAAATGGTGCAGACTTAGACCAGGAAATCGATATTATAAGGTTTATCAAAAAGTTGAAAGCTTAA
- the gldN gene encoding gliding motility protein GldN, translated as MNWKRFYMILVLVTTVGVTNAQSNLLNAKKAGEIGVKSEEQKAVDKDKPLPYGYIADRDVLWSKVVWEYVDLSQKINLPYYFPIDTLNAPSNRRSLFDTLLKGVKSGQLTEVYTDSYFTSKVNIDELDQLLVNSRQNGDYVDNYEIKSELIEGYMLKGMWYFDKRQGELKYRLLAIAPMGPDVQSLGVEEIDDSENVYELFWVFYPEARDLLHKAKVFNPKNSSQPISYDNLLNARRFNATIVKEENIYGNRGIKDYVRGNSLFQLLEADKIKDGIRNREMDMWNY; from the coding sequence ATGAATTGGAAACGTTTTTATATGATTTTAGTGTTAGTAACTACCGTAGGTGTTACAAATGCACAATCTAATCTCTTAAATGCAAAAAAAGCAGGTGAGATTGGAGTAAAATCTGAAGAGCAAAAAGCAGTAGACAAAGATAAACCATTGCCTTACGGTTATATAGCCGATAGAGATGTTTTATGGTCTAAGGTTGTTTGGGAGTATGTAGATTTAAGCCAAAAAATTAATTTACCGTACTATTTTCCAATCGATACTTTAAATGCACCATCAAATCGTCGTTCATTATTCGACACGCTTTTAAAAGGAGTAAAATCAGGACAACTTACAGAAGTGTATACAGATTCTTATTTTACTTCAAAGGTGAATATTGATGAGTTAGATCAATTGTTAGTAAACTCACGTCAAAATGGAGATTACGTAGATAATTATGAAATAAAATCTGAGTTAATCGAAGGGTATATGTTAAAAGGAATGTGGTATTTTGATAAACGTCAAGGTGAGTTAAAATATCGTTTATTGGCAATTGCGCCAATGGGTCCAGATGTTCAATCTTTAGGAGTTGAAGAAATTGATGATTCAGAAAATGTTTACGAACTTTTTTGGGTATTTTATCCAGAAGCAAGAGATTTGTTACATAAAGCTAAAGTTTTTAATCCAAAGAATTCATCGCAACCAATATCGTACGACAACTTGTTAAATGCGCGTAGATTTAATGCAACTATTGTAAAAGAAGAAAACATTTACGGTAATAGAGGTATTAAAGATTACGTTCGCGGAAACTCTTTATTTCAACTGTTAGAAGCAGACAAAATTAAAGATGGTATTCGTAATAGAGAAATGGATATGTGGAATTACTAG
- a CDS encoding DUF983 domain-containing protein: MFKKGTKLYSIFTGKCPHCHEGKFFKYPFTIKPSKILKIYDNCEVCNQKYMLEPSFYYGAMYVNYGLSVATFVAVFIIAKVLLGLTILESFIAIIIVSILLTPFCLRLSRIIWINIFVHYKKKK; encoded by the coding sequence ATGTTTAAAAAAGGAACAAAACTCTACAGTATTTTTACAGGTAAATGTCCACATTGCCATGAAGGTAAATTCTTTAAGTATCCTTTTACAATTAAACCTTCAAAAATTCTTAAAATTTACGATAATTGTGAAGTTTGCAACCAAAAATATATGCTAGAGCCTTCTTTTTATTATGGAGCAATGTATGTAAACTATGGTTTATCCGTAGCAACTTTTGTAGCTGTATTTATTATTGCTAAAGTACTTTTAGGGCTTACAATTTTAGAAAGTTTTATTGCAATAATAATAGTATCAATACTACTTACACCTTTTTGCTTACGTCTTTCTAGAATTATTTGGATAAATATTTTTGTACATTACAAAAAGAAAAAATAA